GGACAAAGTTGTAGAGTGCTTTCAAAATGGTGGTGGAGTCCCTTATGAAGCTTTTGAGCGTTTCCATGAAGTTATGGCTGATGAAAGCCGTCAGACTGTTATACTGCCGCTAATTGATCAAACGCTTCCACTGATTCCCGGCATCAAAGAAAAACTAGTAGAAGGTATAGAAGTTTTGGACGTTGGATGCGGAAGCGGCTTTGCTCTTGTACATATGGCAAAAGAGTTTCCTAACAGCAATTTCACAGGATACGACATTTCTCAAGAGGCGATAGGCAAAGGGATGGCAAACGCGAAAGAGTACGGGTTAACAAATGTGAACCTCGTTGCAAAAGATGTCGCTCAAATTGAAGATGTAGGAAAGTTTGATCTTATTACAACATTTGATGCCGTACACGACCAGGCAGACCCAGACGGGGTACTTTCTAATATAAATAAAGCTCTAAAAGATGACGGCGTTTATTTAATGCAGGACATTGCCGGATCAAGCCATGTCCACAATAATATGGATCATCCTTTAGCTCCGCTCCTGTATACAACTTCATGTATGCACTGCATGACTGTGTCGCTCGCACAAAACGGCAAGGGGCTGGGGGCTATGTGGGGAAAAGAGCTTGCGATTGATATGCTAAATAATGCTGGATTT
This region of Thermodesulfobacteriota bacterium genomic DNA includes:
- a CDS encoding class I SAM-dependent methyltransferase, which produces MSSSEINQKKSEQFADTLLSILNSGAINLMISIGYRTGLFDAMSTLEHSTSHQIAEAANLDERYVREWLAAMVTGKIIEYEPQNKTYYLPKEHAAWLTRDAAPNNIAVTAQWISVLGAVEDKVVECFQNGGGVPYEAFERFHEVMADESRQTVILPLIDQTLPLIPGIKEKLVEGIEVLDVGCGSGFALVHMAKEFPNSNFTGYDISQEAIGKGMANAKEYGLTNVNLVAKDVAQIEDVGKFDLITTFDAVHDQADPDGVLSNINKALKDDGVYLMQDIAGSSHVHNNMDHPLAPLLYTTSCMHCMTVSLAQNGKGLGAMWGKELAIDMLNNAGFDQVEVIEQEHDPINYYYIVRK